The Thalassotalea sp. HSM 43 genome window below encodes:
- the yacG gene encoding DNA gyrase inhibitor YacG, with the protein MVTKVNCPTCEKQVIWNEEAKFRPFCSERCKLIDLGDWAEENHKISQPAQGADALSEEMLDALEDQFLQSNKFFVDSE; encoded by the coding sequence ATGGTCACCAAAGTAAATTGTCCAACATGTGAAAAACAAGTCATCTGGAATGAAGAGGCTAAGTTTCGTCCATTTTGTTCTGAGCGTTGTAAATTGATAGATTTGGGCGATTGGGCAGAAGAGAATCATAAAATATCTCAACCTGCGCAAGGTGCTGATGCCTTGAGTGAAGAGATGCTTGATGCGCTTGAAGATCAGTTTTTGCAAAGCAACAAGTTTTTTGTCGATTCTGAGTAA
- the zapD gene encoding cell division protein ZapD, protein MAGILYEHPLNERIRNYLKLEQLFAQARSCLAQEFESSHTSFFNALFTILDTIDRTDVRGDMIKDLEKLEHNLHLWSKSPAVNDKALQLNLEQTKKLSTELRSKQNQWGSLKEDKFLDAMRKRFSLTGAYCGFDLPALVHWLNQPPIFIQQDIDRWLSCLSTIEQALVLVLKFIRQKSNFELVEVGNSFYQDNGEGLLLLRIELEDGADYFPSVSGNRYRYSIRFMELCDAKGQQYITDNVSFKLAKC, encoded by the coding sequence ATGGCTGGCATTCTTTACGAGCACCCGTTAAACGAACGGATCCGCAACTACTTGAAGTTAGAGCAATTATTTGCTCAAGCTCGGTCGTGCCTAGCTCAAGAATTTGAATCAAGTCATACCTCATTTTTTAATGCCCTGTTTACCATTCTAGATACCATTGATCGCACCGATGTACGTGGTGATATGATCAAAGATTTGGAAAAACTAGAGCATAACCTGCACCTTTGGTCAAAATCACCGGCGGTTAACGATAAAGCACTGCAATTAAATCTAGAACAAACCAAAAAGCTTTCGACTGAATTACGCTCTAAGCAAAACCAGTGGGGCTCACTTAAAGAAGATAAGTTTTTAGATGCAATGCGCAAGCGCTTTAGTTTAACCGGTGCCTATTGCGGCTTTGACTTACCTGCCCTTGTGCATTGGCTAAATCAACCACCAATATTTATTCAACAAGATATCGACCGTTGGCTATCATGTTTAAGCACCATTGAACAAGCGCTCGTATTGGTGTTGAAGTTTATTCGTCAAAAATCCAACTTCGAACTGGTTGAAGTCGGCAATAGCTTTTATCAAGATAACGGTGAAGGATTGTTGTTACTTCGTATAGAATTAGAAGATGGCGCTGATTATTTCCCTTCGGTAAGTGGTAATCGTTATCGTTATTCGATACGTTTTATGGAGCTGTGCGATGCGAAGGGGCAGCAATACATTACAGATAATGTTTCATTTAAACTCGCTAAGTGTTAG
- the coaE gene encoding dephospho-CoA kinase (Dephospho-CoA kinase (CoaE) performs the final step in coenzyme A biosynthesis.), with translation MSKVIIGLTGGIGSGKTTVANLFAEYGVDIIDADIVARQVVQPGQPALQQIAAHFGEDYILADGNLNRAKLREKVFADPDDKAWLNGLLHPLIRQTMNEQCQNAKSPYCFLVAPLLIENGINRSVDNVLVIDVKPETQIARTVARDNNSEEQVKRIIAAQVGREERLIHADFVINNDKATMEELRMQVEILHRKFLKMVTENV, from the coding sequence ATGTCTAAGGTAATTATCGGTTTAACTGGCGGTATTGGCAGCGGTAAGACAACCGTTGCTAACCTGTTTGCTGAATATGGCGTCGATATCATCGATGCCGATATCGTTGCTCGCCAAGTTGTGCAACCTGGTCAACCTGCATTGCAGCAAATCGCGGCTCATTTTGGTGAAGACTATATTCTTGCCGATGGCAACTTAAACCGAGCAAAGCTTCGAGAAAAGGTATTTGCTGATCCTGACGACAAAGCATGGCTGAATGGCTTATTGCATCCATTAATTCGACAAACCATGAATGAGCAATGCCAAAATGCTAAAAGCCCTTATTGTTTTCTGGTTGCGCCTCTATTAATTGAAAACGGCATTAACCGCAGCGTTGATAATGTACTGGTCATCGATGTCAAACCTGAGACACAAATAGCCAGAACGGTTGCCAGAGACAATAATAGCGAAGAGCAAGTTAAACGCATCATTGCCGCACAAGTTGGCAGAGAAGAGCGTCTTATTCATGCTGACTTTGTTATTAATAACGATAAAGCGACAATGGAAGAATTGCGTATGCAAGTAGAAATATTGCATCGCAAGTTTTTAAAAATGGTCACAGAAAACGTTTAA
- a CDS encoding prepilin peptidase, with amino-acid sequence MLSDLTTLFEQSPGFYYSFALILGLIIGSFLNVVIFRLPKMIEAEWDCECREFLADALKDSAKDKEPQTVTLSKPASTCPKCGHKIKVWENIPVISWLLLRGKCSSCANPISARYPIIETITGISTVVIAMHFGVSWQAAVMMVLSWCLITLTMIDFDKMILPDQITLPLVWIGLILGLNNVFVSLDQAVIGAIAGYMSLWSIYWLFKIVTGKEGMGYGDFKLFAVFGAWFGWQVLPMLILMASLVGAIVGISLMVFKSHEGSKPIPFGPYLAVAGWITALWGEGIWAWYMGMMV; translated from the coding sequence GTGCTTTCCGACTTAACCACTTTATTTGAACAATCCCCAGGTTTTTATTATTCATTTGCATTAATCCTTGGCCTTATCATTGGCAGTTTTCTAAATGTGGTAATCTTTCGTTTACCTAAAATGATTGAGGCTGAATGGGATTGCGAATGCCGTGAATTTTTAGCGGATGCTTTGAAAGATTCAGCTAAGGACAAAGAGCCACAAACAGTGACTCTTTCAAAGCCCGCTTCGACCTGCCCTAAATGCGGTCATAAAATCAAGGTATGGGAAAATATCCCAGTAATTTCCTGGTTATTATTGCGCGGTAAATGTTCATCATGCGCCAACCCGATATCCGCTCGCTACCCGATCATCGAAACCATAACCGGTATCTCGACGGTAGTTATCGCTATGCACTTTGGTGTCAGTTGGCAGGCAGCTGTGATGATGGTATTAAGCTGGTGTCTTATCACCTTAACCATGATTGATTTTGATAAAATGATTCTGCCAGATCAAATCACTCTACCATTAGTCTGGATTGGTTTGATTCTTGGTTTAAATAATGTTTTCGTTAGCCTAGACCAGGCGGTTATTGGTGCCATCGCCGGTTACATGAGTTTATGGTCTATCTACTGGCTATTTAAAATCGTCACAGGTAAAGAAGGCATGGGGTATGGCGACTTTAAGCTGTTCGCCGTGTTTGGCGCCTGGTTTGGTTGGCAAGTACTGCCGATGCTTATCTTGATGGCGTCTTTAGTAGGTGCGATTGTCGGTATTAGTTTAATGGTATTTAAAAGCCATGAAGGCTCAAAGCCTATCCCGTTTGGTCCTTATCTGGCGGTTGCCGGTTGGATCACCGCATTGTGGGGTGAAGGTATCTGGGCTTGGTATATGGGAATGATGGTATAG
- a CDS encoding type II secretion system F family protein yields the protein MAVASSQPKMVKPKPLETFQWEGVNRKGKKIKGELSATNAMELKAQLRKQGITPLKHKKKQKSLFSGDKPVKPADIAVVTRQIATMLGAGVPLVQTIEMIGKGNDNGNMRKLLGDIGNKVQSGLPLSECLREHPRYFDDLYCDLVESGEQSGALEAIFDRIAIYKEKAEALKSKIKKALFYPIAVLVIAAVVTSILLIFVVPTFVDIFNDFGAELPAFTTFVVNISDFMVSSWYLMLGALIAAGWMFKQAHRRSLDFRDKVDAFVLKVPVIGMILDKAAVARFARTLSTTFAAGVPLIDALDSAAGASGNAVYRDAIQDIRSEVSAGMQMNLAMRNVNVFPDMVIQMVTIGEESGALDDMLAKVANIYEQEVDDAVDGLTSLLEPLIMAVLGVVIGGLIIAMYLPIFAMGSIL from the coding sequence ATGGCAGTAGCAAGTTCCCAACCGAAAATGGTTAAACCTAAACCTCTTGAAACGTTTCAATGGGAAGGGGTTAACCGTAAAGGTAAAAAAATCAAAGGTGAGTTATCCGCTACGAATGCAATGGAGCTAAAAGCGCAATTGCGAAAACAAGGTATCACGCCGTTAAAGCATAAAAAGAAACAAAAATCCTTATTCAGCGGCGACAAGCCGGTCAAGCCAGCCGACATTGCGGTTGTAACTCGACAAATTGCCACCATGTTAGGTGCGGGTGTTCCTTTGGTGCAAACCATTGAAATGATTGGTAAAGGTAATGATAACGGCAATATGCGCAAACTGCTAGGAGACATAGGCAATAAAGTTCAATCTGGCCTGCCGCTATCAGAGTGTTTAAGAGAACACCCAAGATATTTTGACGATTTATATTGTGACTTGGTTGAATCCGGTGAACAATCGGGTGCGTTAGAAGCCATTTTTGACCGGATTGCTATCTATAAAGAAAAAGCCGAAGCCCTAAAATCAAAAATTAAAAAAGCACTATTCTACCCCATTGCTGTATTAGTCATTGCTGCTGTTGTTACATCAATATTGTTAATCTTTGTTGTACCGACGTTCGTCGATATATTTAATGATTTCGGTGCTGAGCTGCCGGCATTTACGACTTTTGTGGTAAACATTTCAGACTTTATGGTGTCATCTTGGTACCTAATGCTTGGAGCATTAATTGCGGCGGGTTGGATGTTTAAACAAGCCCACCGAAGAAGTTTAGATTTTCGAGATAAAGTAGATGCGTTTGTATTAAAAGTACCTGTAATAGGTATGATCTTGGACAAAGCTGCGGTTGCTCGATTTGCACGTACATTATCAACAACGTTTGCCGCAGGCGTACCTTTAATTGATGCATTAGATTCAGCAGCAGGCGCATCAGGTAATGCCGTCTACCGAGATGCGATTCAAGATATCCGCAGTGAGGTTTCAGCCGGTATGCAAATGAATTTGGCGATGCGAAACGTAAACGTATTTCCGGATATGGTGATCCAAATGGTCACTATCGGAGAAGAATCCGGCGCTCTAGATGATATGCTCGCTAAGGTTGCAAACATTTACGAGCAAGAAGTCGATGATGCCGTTGATGGCTTGACCTCATTATTAGAACCTCTAATTATGGCCGTATTAGGGGTTGTGATTGGTGGTCTAATCATCGCTATGTACCTACCTATTTTCGCTATGGGTTCGATTCTATAA
- the pilB gene encoding type IV-A pilus assembly ATPase PilB, protein MPMKGLHRQSSILSAVVRSELLEKDKAAAIFEQCQKKQMSLVSFLIEKEKVSSIALIKVLSKSFGIPLVNLKSLDLNALPEGLRNEKLVKKHNALPLYLRGGLLHVAVSDPTNIDALEEFQFNTGHNTEMVLADDKALRDTVEGILEDENSALELTDLDADELSDIDVDDTEKEEEQGSGENDAPIVVYINKILLDAIKKGASDLHFEPFETKFRIRFRVDGILTEVATPPVNLANRMTARLKVMSKLDIAERRVPQDGRIKLAITKSKSIDFRVSTLPTMWGEKVVMRILDSSSAKLGIDILGYEEEQKELYLDALSKPQGMILVTGPTGSGKTVSLYTGLNILNTEERNISTAEDPVEINLEGVNQVQINNRAGLTFAEALKSFLRQDPDIVMVGEIRDLETAEIAIKAAQTGHLVLSTLHTNSAAETLTRLLNMGVPSYNVASSVSLIIAQRLARRLCNHCKEVDDISEQALIELGFDAAEVSDITIYKPKGCDECTKGYKGRVGIYEVMKISTANAKLIMEGGSSLDIAQQAQSEGYNNLRQSALLKAKAGVTSLAEVSRVTA, encoded by the coding sequence ATACCAATGAAAGGACTCCACCGACAATCAAGCATCCTTTCCGCTGTAGTTCGTAGTGAATTGCTAGAGAAAGACAAAGCTGCGGCAATATTTGAACAATGCCAGAAAAAGCAAATGTCTCTTGTCTCTTTTTTAATAGAAAAAGAAAAGGTTTCATCCATTGCTTTAATAAAAGTATTATCGAAGAGCTTTGGTATCCCTTTAGTCAATTTAAAATCACTTGATTTGAATGCCCTACCTGAAGGTCTTCGTAACGAAAAGTTAGTTAAAAAGCATAATGCTCTACCTTTATATTTGCGCGGTGGTTTACTGCACGTTGCTGTCTCCGACCCTACCAATATAGATGCCCTAGAAGAGTTCCAGTTTAATACCGGCCACAATACGGAAATGGTGTTGGCTGATGATAAAGCGCTTCGCGATACGGTTGAAGGTATACTCGAAGATGAAAATTCCGCATTAGAATTAACCGATTTAGACGCCGATGAATTAAGTGATATCGATGTTGATGACACAGAAAAAGAAGAAGAGCAAGGTAGCGGCGAAAACGACGCGCCTATCGTTGTTTACATCAATAAAATTTTGCTAGACGCCATTAAAAAAGGTGCTTCGGATCTACACTTTGAACCATTTGAAACAAAATTCAGAATCCGTTTTCGTGTAGATGGTATTTTAACCGAAGTTGCAACTCCTCCAGTAAACCTTGCAAATCGCATGACTGCTCGTTTAAAAGTGATGTCAAAACTTGATATCGCCGAACGCCGCGTACCGCAAGATGGTCGTATTAAACTTGCTATTACAAAGAGTAAATCCATTGATTTTCGTGTATCTACATTACCTACTATGTGGGGTGAAAAAGTGGTTATGCGTATTCTCGATAGCTCAAGTGCAAAACTTGGTATCGATATTTTAGGTTATGAGGAAGAGCAAAAAGAGCTTTATTTAGATGCCTTATCAAAGCCGCAAGGTATGATACTGGTTACTGGCCCTACCGGTTCCGGTAAAACTGTATCGCTTTATACTGGCTTAAATATTCTTAATACCGAAGAGCGAAATATATCCACCGCAGAGGATCCGGTTGAAATTAACCTTGAGGGTGTTAACCAGGTGCAAATTAACAATCGAGCTGGCTTAACCTTTGCTGAAGCACTGAAATCATTCCTGCGTCAAGATCCAGATATCGTCATGGTTGGTGAAATTCGAGATTTAGAAACCGCTGAAATTGCCATCAAAGCGGCACAAACCGGTCACTTGGTATTATCAACTCTGCATACAAACTCAGCTGCTGAAACACTAACCCGTTTATTAAATATGGGGGTACCATCTTATAACGTTGCAAGTTCAGTAAGCTTAATCATCGCCCAACGTCTTGCACGCCGTTTGTGTAATCACTGTAAAGAAGTGGATGACATTTCTGAGCAAGCGTTAATAGAACTCGGTTTTGATGCTGCCGAAGTATCAGACATTACCATATACAAACCCAAAGGGTGTGATGAATGCACCAAAGGCTACAAAGGCCGTGTCGGTATTTATGAGGTAATGAAAATAAGTACCGCAAATGCCAAACTGATTATGGAAGGTGGCAGTTCACTTGATATTGCCCAACAGGCGCAAAGTGAAGGTTATAATAACCTGCGCCAGTCGGCATTGCTAAAAGCCAAAGCAGGCGTTACTAGCCTTGCCGAAGTTAGCCGTGTAACCGCATAA
- a CDS encoding pilin, producing the protein MKTMKSNQGFTLIELMIVVAIIGILAAVALPAYQDYTAKSKAAQAVATLAGQKIKVAEVFSVSGAVACTNDGVAIQHCTVTGDEAVLSVADTTGQITATITSVTPTVAGEGLTWTCSLSGTNAVAITGCTVAAVPAV; encoded by the coding sequence ATGAAAACTATGAAATCTAATCAGGGTTTTACCCTTATCGAATTGATGATCGTTGTTGCGATTATCGGTATTCTTGCAGCTGTTGCGCTTCCTGCTTACCAAGATTACACTGCTAAATCAAAAGCGGCTCAGGCTGTTGCAACTCTTGCTGGTCAAAAGATCAAAGTAGCAGAAGTATTCTCTGTCTCTGGCGCAGTAGCTTGTACTAATGATGGTGTTGCTATCCAGCACTGTACAGTTACGGGTGATGAAGCTGTATTGTCGGTAGCTGATACGACTGGCCAAATCACAGCAACTATCACGTCTGTGACTCCAACTGTAGCAGGTGAAGGTCTAACATGGACTTGTTCACTTTCTGGTACAAATGCTGTAGCAATTACCGGTTGTACTGTAGCTGCTGTACCTGCTGTCTAA
- the nadC gene encoding carboxylating nicotinate-nucleotide diphosphorylase — protein sequence MSEQNLSISPELEKDIATTIAWALAEDLGAAPGEQASADNDITAQLIPAENQAVATIICRDNCVVSGVAWVNEVFKQLDQESGLSTQITWFVQDGQAAKANTTLCELQGNARLLLTGERTALNFLQSLSGTATITSQYVKELEGGETKLLDTRKTIPGMRSAQKYAVTCGGGHNHRIGLFDAYLIKENHVNACGGIKNAVQTAQQNHPGKTVEVEVESLDELEQAIDAGADIIMLDNFSTEMIAKAVELTRGKAKLEVSGNMTLEKLKAYTAAKVDFISVGALTKHVNAIDLSMRFA from the coding sequence ATGTCAGAGCAAAACCTGAGCATTAGCCCGGAACTTGAAAAAGATATCGCAACCACCATTGCCTGGGCTCTCGCTGAAGATTTAGGTGCCGCGCCAGGCGAACAAGCCAGTGCCGACAATGATATAACCGCACAACTTATCCCTGCAGAAAATCAAGCAGTGGCAACCATTATTTGCCGTGACAATTGCGTTGTATCAGGCGTCGCTTGGGTTAATGAAGTATTCAAACAACTTGATCAAGAATCAGGCCTTAGCACGCAAATCACTTGGTTTGTACAAGACGGGCAAGCTGCGAAAGCCAACACTACTTTGTGTGAACTGCAAGGTAACGCCCGTTTACTATTAACCGGTGAGCGTACTGCTCTGAACTTTTTACAAAGTCTTTCCGGCACAGCGACCATCACCAGCCAATACGTAAAAGAGCTTGAAGGCGGTGAGACCAAACTGCTTGATACCCGTAAAACCATTCCTGGGATGCGCAGCGCACAAAAATACGCGGTAACCTGCGGTGGCGGCCATAACCATCGTATTGGCTTGTTTGACGCCTACCTTATTAAAGAAAATCACGTCAATGCCTGTGGTGGCATCAAAAATGCGGTACAAACAGCGCAGCAAAACCACCCAGGTAAAACCGTAGAAGTCGAAGTCGAGAGCCTAGATGAGTTAGAGCAAGCGATTGATGCCGGTGCCGACATAATTATGCTCGATAACTTTAGCACTGAGATGATTGCCAAAGCGGTTGAGCTGACACGTGGCAAAGCTAAGTTAGAAGTATCAGGTAATATGACATTGGAAAAGCTAAAAGCATATACCGCCGCAAAAGTAGACTTTATATCCGTTGGTGCACTAACCAAGCATGTTAACGCCATCGATTTGTCGATGCGATTTGCTTAA
- a CDS encoding retropepsin-like aspartic protease family protein, whose translation MSETDHSKKMGKTMMWIAWGLFFALMIWFFQGALDKQHNPNQRPQLNLTQDGKNEVTLKRNRYGHYLSPGNINGSEVLFLLDTGATNVSIPANVAQDLNLPVLGTHYVQTANGSVKVQRTEIEQLSIGNIILYNVAANINPGMDTAEILLGMSALKQLEFKQSGQYLTLTEQY comes from the coding sequence ATGAGCGAAACAGATCACAGTAAAAAAATGGGCAAAACCATGATGTGGATAGCATGGGGGCTTTTTTTTGCGCTAATGATATGGTTTTTCCAAGGGGCATTGGACAAACAGCACAACCCAAACCAAAGACCGCAACTTAACTTAACCCAAGATGGTAAGAACGAAGTTACCCTTAAGCGCAATCGTTACGGTCATTATTTGTCGCCTGGTAATATCAATGGCAGTGAGGTGCTGTTCTTACTCGATACCGGGGCGACAAATGTGTCTATACCCGCCAATGTCGCCCAAGATCTCAACTTGCCAGTTCTTGGCACGCATTATGTGCAAACGGCGAATGGCTCAGTAAAAGTGCAACGAACTGAAATTGAGCAATTGAGCATTGGTAATATAATTTTGTATAATGTCGCCGCAAACATTAACCCAGGCATGGATACCGCTGAAATTCTGCTGGGCATGAGTGCATTAAAACAACTCGAATTCAAACAAAGCGGCCAATATTTGACACTGACAGAGCAATATTAG
- the ampD gene encoding 1,6-anhydro-N-acetylmuramyl-L-alanine amidase AmpD, whose amino-acid sequence MLLFNTMVVVQVKINKGWLDSDSFDFHISHKASPHCDDRECDDISLLVIHNISLPPGKFGSNHITDLFLGQLNPDDDDYFKDIYKLRVSAHLLVRRDGSVIQYVPLNKRAWHAGVSEFCGRQKCNDYSIGIEMEGTDDLPYTESQYSSLATLTEAIMANYPDINKQRITGHCHIAPGRKTDPGESFDWQQYFSAVADNCILKQ is encoded by the coding sequence ATGCTCTTATTTAATACTATGGTGGTTGTACAGGTGAAGATCAATAAAGGTTGGCTTGATAGCGATAGTTTTGACTTTCATATCAGTCATAAAGCATCGCCGCATTGCGATGATAGGGAATGCGATGACATCAGTTTGTTGGTTATTCATAACATTTCCTTACCGCCGGGGAAATTTGGCTCAAATCATATAACCGACCTTTTTCTGGGGCAATTAAACCCGGACGACGATGATTATTTCAAAGACATATATAAGTTAAGAGTCTCTGCGCACCTTTTAGTTCGACGGGATGGTTCTGTGATTCAATATGTCCCGCTAAATAAACGCGCCTGGCATGCTGGCGTGTCAGAGTTTTGTGGTCGACAAAAGTGTAATGATTATTCTATCGGTATCGAGATGGAAGGCACCGACGATCTGCCTTATACCGAGTCACAATACAGCTCCCTCGCAACATTAACCGAGGCCATCATGGCCAATTATCCTGATATTAATAAGCAGCGTATTACCGGTCATTGTCATATCGCTCCAGGTCGAAAGACGGATCCCGGAGAAAGCTTTGACTGGCAACAATATTTCTCTGCTGTCGCCGATAATTGTATTTTAAAACAGTAA